The proteins below come from a single Tissierella sp. MB52-C2 genomic window:
- a CDS encoding radical SAM/SPASM domain-containing protein, translating to MYNTIEFYPYKKFDVNGETFLYSATNTGIFKINDKVEKMIRMHGASFDQMSIELNDTCTMEELKECLSAMEKEMFLKTEENDIKIEKRLNPDIDQKIMSVTLMLIQECNMRCKYCYAEDGQYHDKGKMNLTTAKKSIDFLIDSAGDIGELQVSLFGGEPLIMMPLIKNIVNYIKLKEQETKKKIHIGMTTNGTLITEEIEQFMIKNDIHVQISIDGNKETHDSNRYFINKTGSYDKVVEKTRSMREKGLLTARGTITDEGLNILQSFYHLDLLGFRGIALAPANNLLSEKNDNKLLENQIEYIREFETLVKNGKLNLARKMRMTLSMMEKIHNGNIRFLPCGVGRNAYAIDINGDIYPCHRFVSNKEYKLGSVFDVSIGRDQFIEKVLICNHKQCKDCWAKNLCLGNCPHENLMATGNIQESPERICNMTRSMYEEVIKVYLDLTEEEKEYLFPNEYKESKDDKN from the coding sequence ATGTATAATACAATTGAGTTTTATCCATATAAAAAATTTGATGTGAATGGGGAAACATTTCTATATTCCGCAACAAATACAGGAATTTTCAAAATCAATGATAAAGTTGAAAAGATGATTAGAATGCATGGAGCTTCATTTGATCAAATGAGCATAGAATTAAATGATACATGTACAATGGAAGAACTAAAAGAATGCTTATCCGCTATGGAAAAAGAGATGTTTTTAAAAACTGAAGAAAATGATATTAAAATTGAAAAAAGACTTAATCCAGACATTGACCAGAAAATAATGAGTGTTACTCTTATGTTAATTCAAGAATGCAATATGAGATGTAAATATTGTTATGCTGAAGATGGACAATATCATGACAAAGGGAAAATGAATCTTACTACTGCAAAAAAGTCTATAGATTTTCTTATAGATTCAGCTGGAGATATAGGAGAACTGCAAGTTAGTCTATTTGGTGGAGAGCCTTTAATAATGATGCCACTTATTAAAAATATAGTAAATTATATAAAGTTAAAGGAGCAAGAAACGAAGAAAAAAATACATATAGGAATGACTACAAATGGGACATTAATCACGGAAGAAATAGAACAATTTATGATAAAGAATGATATACATGTTCAAATAAGTATAGATGGAAATAAAGAAACACACGATTCAAATAGGTATTTTATTAATAAGACTGGTTCTTACGATAAAGTTGTAGAGAAGACTAGATCTATGCGAGAGAAGGGATTACTTACGGCTAGAGGAACAATTACAGATGAAGGCTTGAATATTTTACAATCATTTTATCATTTAGATTTATTAGGATTTAGAGGAATCGCATTAGCTCCAGCCAATAATTTATTATCAGAAAAAAATGATAATAAATTATTAGAAAATCAGATTGAATATATTAGAGAATTTGAAACACTGGTAAAAAACGGGAAGTTAAATTTAGCACGAAAAATGAGAATGACGTTATCTATGATGGAAAAAATCCATAATGGTAATATTCGATTTTTGCCGTGTGGTGTGGGAAGAAATGCTTATGCAATAGATATAAATGGTGATATTTATCCATGCCACAGATTTGTAAGTAATAAAGAATATAAATTAGGTAGTGTATTCGATGTATCAATAGGCCGAGATCAATTTATTGAGAAAGTCTTGATATGTAATCATAAACAATGTAAAGATTGTTGGGCTAAAAATTTATGTTTGGGAAATTGTCCACATGAAAATTTGATGGCAACGGGTAATATACAAGAGTCTCCAGAGAGAATCTGTAATATGACAAGATCAATGTACGAAGAAGTGATTAAAGTATATTTAGACCTAACAGAGGAAGAAAAAGAGTATTTGTTTCCCAATGAATATAAGGAGAGTAAAGATGATAAAAATTGA
- a CDS encoding ABC transporter ATP-binding protein, with product MIKIENLMKAYGRNLVLNNIDMEIPKGIYGLLGENGAGKTTLMKILTTTIGYQSGDIEVFGVNLKKNPEEVRRMIGYLPQDFDFFQNSTVYEVMDYLAGLKKVSKGKARKENIDTLLEKFKLMEHKNKKIKSLSGGMKQRLGIAQTLLANPKLIILDEPTAGLDPMQRLYFRNTINEISEDKIIILSTHIISDISSTCENIGILKEGSLSYNGPIDSLLEKIKNRVYVVEMTGKQLTELGHKVYILSIQRKAERFIVRFMGDCNNGIEGAYPVEPILEDAYFYQYYILGKELENNV from the coding sequence ATGATAAAAATTGAGAATCTTATGAAGGCCTATGGAAGGAATCTAGTTCTAAATAATATTGATATGGAAATACCAAAAGGTATTTATGGTTTACTGGGAGAGAATGGTGCAGGGAAAACGACTCTGATGAAAATTTTAACTACTACAATAGGATATCAAAGTGGAGATATAGAAGTATTTGGAGTGAATTTAAAAAAGAACCCAGAGGAAGTAAGAAGGATGATTGGATATTTGCCACAGGATTTTGATTTTTTTCAAAATAGTACAGTTTATGAGGTAATGGATTATCTAGCAGGACTTAAAAAGGTTTCAAAAGGAAAAGCTAGAAAAGAAAATATTGATACTCTTTTAGAAAAATTCAAGCTTATGGAACATAAGAATAAAAAGATAAAATCACTTTCCGGTGGAATGAAGCAGAGATTAGGTATTGCACAGACATTACTAGCAAATCCTAAATTAATTATTTTAGATGAGCCTACTGCTGGATTAGATCCAATGCAGCGGCTTTATTTTAGAAATACAATTAATGAAATAAGTGAAGATAAAATTATTATTTTATCAACACATATTATTTCAGACATATCCAGCACCTGTGAAAATATAGGCATATTAAAAGAAGGAAGCCTATCCTATAACGGTCCTATTGATAGTTTACTGGAAAAGATAAAAAATCGTGTTTATGTAGTGGAAATGACTGGTAAACAGCTGACAGAACTTGGACATAAGGTGTATATTCTTTCAATTCAAAGAAAGGCTGAACGATTTATTGTAAGATTTATGGGTGATTGCAATAATGGTATTGAAGGCGCATATCCCGTAGAGCCCATTTTAGAAGATGCTTATTTCTATCAATACTATATATTGGGAAAGGAGCTAGAGAATAATGTATGA
- a CDS encoding CPBP family intramembrane glutamic endopeptidase encodes MSLYSLNEMEKDLNELGWVYLKGRSMILVVDFIFSLISALLSSNGKLSVIESSYFINIRINISFLCLFLMLLFHYRKKNILSKDIFNIKSIGLMTIFKAFIISYPIMMIGAYISKIIFTLLELLGVTFVFDPEIFSSDNMTSIATIVSTCLVAPILEECTFRGIVLNILRKYGDKFGIITSALFFALIHGNIFQFFTALTMGLWLGYLFIKTKSLTLTILMHTLSNSLALSYGIFEIPVIINIAIKIGFGLIAIVIYYYSGKKYKLGKISYF; translated from the coding sequence ATGAGTTTATATTCATTAAACGAAATGGAAAAAGATTTAAATGAACTAGGGTGGGTCTATTTAAAAGGTAGATCTATGATTTTGGTAGTAGATTTTATATTTTCTTTAATTAGTGCATTATTATCCTCAAATGGTAAATTATCAGTAATAGAAAGCAGTTATTTTATTAATATTCGTATTAATATATCCTTTCTATGCCTGTTTTTAATGCTATTATTTCATTATAGAAAGAAAAATATATTATCTAAAGACATATTTAATATTAAAAGTATAGGGCTAATGACCATATTTAAAGCTTTTATTATTAGTTATCCTATTATGATGATAGGGGCTTATATATCTAAGATAATATTTACGCTTCTAGAGTTATTAGGAGTTACATTTGTATTTGATCCTGAAATATTTTCATCAGATAACATGACATCTATAGCAACAATAGTTTCTACTTGCTTAGTTGCTCCTATTTTAGAAGAATGTACATTTAGAGGAATAGTATTAAATATCCTTAGAAAGTATGGAGATAAATTTGGGATCATTACTTCAGCATTGTTCTTTGCGCTTATCCATGGAAATATATTTCAGTTTTTTACAGCTTTGACAATGGGGTTATGGTTAGGCTATTTATTTATAAAAACTAAATCTTTAACCTTAACCATATTAATGCATACCTTATCTAATTCTTTAGCTTTATCTTATGGAATATTTGAGATACCAGTAATTATTAATATAGCAATTAAAATAGGATTTGGATTAATAGCAATTGTAATATATTATTATTCAGGAAAGAAGTATAAGTTAGGTAAAATATCATACTTTTAG
- a CDS encoding LytTR family DNA-binding domain-containing protein — MRIAICDDESFYREKIKKYLEKYINLYPEISITEFDCGEELLKTYDNEEKFDFLFLDIQMKDIDGVQTAQKIRVKDKHVIIFFITSYVNFVSDAFRVGAFQFLIKPISENDFRKDFDRAIEQHKINHYKYVVKYKGSTTKLEVKDIIYIEALNRHLFIFNGVNRYECVGKLKDEEEKLSFYGFVRCHQGFLVNMAYIKKINKTSILLENGDEIPVSKGLRPRAMEDFNKYITRYLV, encoded by the coding sequence ATGCGTATAGCTATCTGTGATGATGAGAGCTTTTATAGAGAAAAAATCAAAAAATATCTAGAAAAATATATAAACTTATATCCAGAAATAAGTATCACAGAATTTGATTGCGGAGAAGAATTACTCAAGACTTATGATAATGAAGAAAAGTTTGACTTTCTCTTTTTAGATATACAAATGAAAGATATAGATGGAGTACAGACTGCTCAGAAAATAAGAGTGAAGGACAAACATGTAATAATATTTTTTATAACAAGTTATGTAAACTTCGTATCTGATGCCTTTAGAGTGGGAGCATTCCAGTTTCTTATAAAACCTATTAGTGAGAATGACTTTAGAAAAGATTTTGATAGGGCAATTGAACAGCATAAAATCAACCATTACAAATATGTAGTCAAATATAAAGGTTCAACTACTAAATTAGAAGTTAAAGATATAATATATATTGAAGCTCTTAATAGACATTTGTTTATATTTAATGGAGTCAATAGATATGAATGTGTAGGAAAATTAAAGGATGAAGAAGAAAAATTATCATTTTATGGATTTGTTCGTTGCCATCAAGGTTTTTTAGTAAATATGGCGTACATAAAAAAAATTAATAAGACTTCAATCCTATTAGAAAATGGGGATGAAATCCCAGTTAGTAAAGGTTTAAGACCAAGAGCAATGGAGGATTTTAATAAATATATTACGAGGTATCTAGTATGA
- a CDS encoding GHKL domain-containing protein — protein MNGLRLLIDIIGLFFEISIISYYMGTVLKECKVNKRIELSSYFIMMISITITTIYYQNTTILPMTYFIMLMLISMLYKGEILLKVILNLILVAFFIASEVIAVTILVVLIGENAQFILNNILHYSQVIFISKVLVFIIIKIYEYRSGNTYSFIRRRILFPLISIPISSILVICIIAKIPFVTTSTYITLSVILTTSLLIVANIFIFYLFEKQLKQEQKNIKLEFFKQQFKKQKKHFEELTENQRRINKTMHDTKNQLLAILGYIENNENDIAIENLNLLCNNIVERQKSINTGNIAVDSLLNVKINKIKELDIDLEISIFLEQNNQIEEIELCIILGNLLDNSIEACEKIPLDGEKKIKLKIIQVEEYLSIYIRNSTCDKIKFEKSKISTTKKDKIFHGFGLENIKEIVDKYNGHMDCEYIEDTFIVKVLLQNSLTSAIS, from the coding sequence ATGAATGGTTTAAGACTACTAATAGATATTATAGGGCTATTTTTTGAAATATCTATAATTTCTTATTATATGGGGACGGTGTTAAAAGAATGTAAAGTAAACAAAAGAATAGAGCTATCATCCTATTTTATAATGATGATCTCTATAACTATTACAACTATATACTATCAAAATACAACTATACTTCCTATGACCTATTTTATAATGCTTATGCTTATTTCCATGCTTTATAAAGGAGAGATACTGTTAAAGGTAATCTTAAATTTAATTCTTGTTGCATTTTTTATAGCATCAGAAGTAATAGCAGTTACAATTCTTGTTGTTTTAATTGGAGAAAATGCACAATTTATTTTAAATAATATATTACATTATTCGCAAGTTATATTTATTTCTAAAGTATTAGTATTTATTATTATAAAAATATATGAATATAGAAGTGGTAATACTTATTCTTTTATTCGTCGAAGAATACTATTTCCATTAATATCAATACCTATTTCAAGCATTTTGGTAATATGTATTATTGCTAAAATACCTTTTGTGACTACAAGTACATATATAACTTTATCGGTTATACTAACAACTTCACTATTAATCGTAGCAAATATATTTATTTTTTATCTATTTGAAAAACAATTAAAACAAGAACAAAAAAATATTAAACTTGAATTCTTCAAGCAACAATTTAAAAAACAGAAAAAACACTTTGAAGAACTAACTGAAAATCAGAGAAGAATTAATAAAACGATGCATGATACTAAAAATCAATTATTAGCAATACTAGGATATATAGAAAACAATGAAAATGACATAGCCATAGAAAACTTAAATTTATTATGTAATAATATAGTTGAAAGACAGAAATCTATTAATACTGGTAATATAGCTGTAGACTCACTTTTAAATGTAAAGATAAATAAAATAAAAGAACTAGATATAGACCTAGAAATTTCTATCTTTTTAGAACAAAACAACCAAATAGAAGAAATTGAACTTTGCATAATATTGGGCAATTTATTAGATAATTCAATTGAAGCTTGTGAAAAGATACCTCTAGATGGTGAGAAAAAAATTAAACTTAAAATTATTCAGGTAGAAGAATACTTATCAATATATATAAGGAATTCTACTTGTGATAAAATCAAATTTGAAAAAAGTAAGATTTCCACTACAAAGAAAGATAAGATCTTTCATGGATTTGGTTTGGAAAATATAAAAGAAATAGTAGATAAGTATAATGGGCATATGGATTGTGAATATATAGAAGATACCTTTATAGTTAAAGTATTGTTGCAGAATTCCTTAACTAGTGCTATATCATAA
- a CDS encoding methylated-DNA--[protein]-cysteine S-methyltransferase, producing the protein MNPKYYSFNSPIGKLTVYFIEEGVIGLSFAEEGDNLKYMERYYGTPMEVDKKDYNYHDEIIKYLEGNLKEFTIPFLLKGTPFQEKVWKELLNIPYGETRTYIEMAERVGCPKGPRAVGGALNKNPVAIIVPCHRVIGANRKLVGFAGGLDLKEKLLSLEKNNII; encoded by the coding sequence ATGAATCCAAAATATTACTCATTTAATTCACCTATAGGAAAATTAACAGTATACTTTATTGAAGAAGGGGTTATAGGGCTTTCCTTTGCAGAAGAAGGGGACAATCTTAAATATATGGAGAGATACTATGGTACTCCTATGGAAGTAGATAAAAAGGATTATAATTATCATGATGAAATAATCAAATATCTAGAAGGGAATCTAAAAGAATTTACTATACCATTTTTATTAAAAGGAACTCCTTTCCAAGAAAAAGTATGGAAAGAGTTACTAAATATTCCCTATGGTGAAACTAGAACTTATATAGAGATGGCTGAAAGAGTCGGATGTCCAAAAGGACCTAGGGCTGTAGGCGGTGCATTAAATAAAAATCCTGTGGCTATAATTGTACCTTGCCATAGAGTGATTGGTGCCAATAGGAAATTGGTAGGTTTTGCAGGTGGATTAGATTTGAAAGAAAAACTATTAAGTCTAGAAAAGAATAACATTATATAA
- a CDS encoding alpha/beta fold hydrolase codes for MDYPIVFIPGLFGSMGDDVIKGTGEFSFGFAEKIYRPFIQILNSMGYEENKNLYISYYDWKKTVVEIVERYLIPTIEKAKRESGMDKVILLGHSLGGLVGRGYMSYYSSAIDKLIMIGTPNLGSVNAYYFWSGGKLPYSKIEDNVLYNAVKFGFILYYSLFYGVNYLEGLRNLFPVAQDLLPSRKYGNYLLFKNNKGAKELLTEDMAISNPFLNKLENTTIDKDKTFIVSGTGVFTNMELIVSKNKRKRLRWADGKPINTIRTSSGDGTVTTTSTLGYLGGNNIVLEGNHTNILYRSKDYLENVLGKISVMEEIKEEKIEKVYVIIADKCNAINIQTSGLNHISSQSINITDNKVQAIKLSPNRFMVMITGDNDLDFKFNIESYKKFKGQIHMFIADKNGISKESNYLKYTI; via the coding sequence ATGGACTATCCTATTGTTTTTATACCAGGACTTTTTGGTTCCATGGGTGATGATGTAATAAAGGGGACTGGAGAATTTTCTTTTGGCTTTGCAGAGAAAATCTATAGGCCTTTTATTCAGATACTAAACTCTATGGGATATGAAGAAAATAAAAACTTATATATATCTTATTATGACTGGAAAAAAACTGTGGTGGAAATAGTGGAAAGATATTTAATTCCCACCATCGAGAAAGCTAAAAGAGAATCAGGAATGGATAAGGTAATTCTTTTGGGACATAGTCTAGGAGGTTTAGTAGGAAGGGGGTATATGAGCTACTATTCTTCAGCTATTGACAAATTAATTATGATAGGTACTCCAAATTTAGGTTCAGTAAATGCATATTATTTTTGGAGTGGTGGTAAACTACCTTATTCTAAAATAGAGGATAATGTTTTATATAATGCAGTGAAATTTGGTTTTATATTATACTATTCTTTATTTTATGGAGTAAATTATCTAGAAGGATTGAGAAATTTATTTCCAGTTGCACAGGATCTATTACCAAGTCGTAAGTATGGAAACTATTTATTATTTAAAAATAATAAGGGTGCGAAGGAACTTTTAACTGAAGATATGGCAATAAGTAATCCTTTTCTAAATAAATTAGAAAATACCACAATAGATAAAGATAAAACTTTTATTGTAAGTGGCACAGGAGTATTTACAAATATGGAACTTATAGTAAGTAAAAATAAAAGAAAAAGGTTAAGATGGGCAGATGGAAAACCTATAAATACAATTAGAACAAGCAGTGGAGATGGTACAGTAACTACAACTAGTACACTAGGATATCTAGGTGGAAATAATATAGTATTGGAAGGAAATCACACAAATATTTTATATAGATCAAAGGATTATTTAGAAAATGTATTGGGGAAAATATCTGTAATGGAAGAAATAAAAGAGGAAAAAATAGAAAAAGTATATGTAATTATCGCTGACAAGTGTAATGCCATAAATATTCAGACTTCTGGATTAAATCATATATCTAGTCAATCTATAAATATAACTGACAACAAGGTTCAAGCTATAAAGTTATCTCCTAATAGATTTATGGTAATGATTACAGGAGATAATGATTTAGATTTTAAATTTAATATAGAATCCTATAAAAAATTTAAGGGGCAAATCCATATGTTTATTGCCGATAAGAATGGTATAAGTAAGGAGTCGAACTACTTGAAGTATACAATATAA
- a CDS encoding cobalamin-binding protein, with protein MRKIKGLALLLSLLLVFSIVGCTPKEKSNEELSLEDIDSQGNEIGGELSSFPVEIEDSFGNKVTIEEEPTKIVSLAPNNTEVLFALGLGDKVIGVTSYCDYPEEAKTKEIVGDFNGNNLEKIVELAPDLVLIYGAGNEEDNKILKDAGIKILGFMPETIDAVMNDIEIVGKATGKDKEATKLIDVMNNKKEEILNKVKGQESVKVFYEIWHDPLMAAGKGSYIDELITLAGGENIAEDADGTYPQYDLEQLVERNPEVYLTSSDTEDKTIESIKSRPGYENISAITNDRIYIFEGNESNIMSRPGPRIIEALELVAKSIYPELFK; from the coding sequence ATGAGAAAAATTAAAGGGTTAGCATTATTGTTATCATTATTACTAGTGTTTTCAATAGTTGGTTGTACTCCTAAGGAAAAATCAAATGAAGAATTATCATTAGAAGATATAGATTCACAGGGCAATGAAATAGGAGGAGAATTATCTTCTTTTCCAGTAGAAATAGAAGATAGCTTTGGAAATAAAGTAACCATTGAAGAAGAACCTACAAAAATAGTATCTTTAGCACCAAATAATACAGAAGTTTTATTTGCTTTAGGATTAGGAGACAAAGTTATCGGAGTAACATCTTATTGTGATTATCCTGAGGAAGCTAAGACAAAGGAAATCGTAGGAGATTTTAATGGAAATAATTTGGAAAAAATAGTGGAGTTAGCTCCAGATTTAGTTTTAATTTATGGTGCTGGAAATGAGGAAGACAATAAGATATTAAAAGATGCTGGAATAAAAATTCTTGGATTTATGCCTGAAACTATAGATGCTGTAATGAATGATATAGAGATAGTAGGAAAAGCCACTGGTAAAGATAAAGAAGCAACTAAGCTTATTGATGTTATGAATAATAAGAAAGAAGAAATATTAAATAAAGTAAAAGGTCAGGAAAGTGTTAAAGTGTTTTATGAAATATGGCATGATCCATTAATGGCAGCAGGTAAAGGTTCATATATAGATGAACTTATTACTTTAGCTGGTGGAGAGAATATAGCAGAAGATGCAGATGGGACTTATCCTCAATATGACTTAGAACAATTAGTTGAAAGAAATCCAGAAGTTTATCTAACATCATCAGATACTGAAGATAAAACTATTGAATCCATCAAATCTAGACCAGGTTATGAAAATATATCAGCTATAACAAATGATAGAATATATATATTTGAAGGAAACGAATCAAATATTATGTCAAGACCTGGACCAAGGATAATTGAAGCGTTGGAATTAGTGGCAAAATCCATTTATCCAGAATTATTTAAATAA
- a CDS encoding iron chelate uptake ABC transporter family permease subunit, protein MRKGIDRTKYSLIIITLILILIFTIAVFSIIGTADISVIDTFRIVGSKIPIIRRYIDISDIGKSHETIIWSIRLPRVLLGVLVGASLSMAGAAFQGIFKNPMADPYVIGISSGAALGASIAIILKINISFMNLSTISVFAFIGALAAVFTVYNIAKIKSKVPVTTLLLAGIAIGQFLTAIMSFLMVIYSKDMAKIIYWTMGSLAGKGWGPLKGITIPVVISMIGISLFSRDLNIMLTGEESAQSLGVDVEKTKIYILILGSFMVSMVVSISGIIGFVGLIIPHIVRIVLGPDNRILLPASALVGAIFMIFADTMARTIISPIEIPVGIITALFGGPFFLYLLRKSKK, encoded by the coding sequence ATGAGAAAAGGTATAGATAGAACTAAATATAGTTTGATTATAATCACACTAATATTAATCTTAATATTTACAATAGCTGTCTTTTCCATAATAGGCACTGCAGATATTAGTGTAATAGATACCTTTAGAATTGTTGGTTCAAAGATACCTATTATAAGAAGATATATAGATATTTCAGATATTGGGAAGTCCCATGAAACTATAATTTGGTCTATAAGACTTCCTAGAGTATTATTGGGAGTTTTAGTTGGTGCTAGTCTATCTATGGCTGGTGCTGCCTTTCAAGGGATATTCAAAAATCCAATGGCAGATCCTTATGTAATAGGTATTTCGTCGGGAGCTGCCCTTGGTGCATCTATAGCCATAATACTTAAAATCAATATATCCTTTATGAACTTATCTACAATATCTGTGTTTGCATTTATTGGGGCATTAGCAGCAGTTTTTACAGTATATAATATAGCAAAAATAAAGAGCAAGGTTCCAGTTACCACCTTGCTTTTGGCAGGGATTGCCATAGGACAATTTTTAACTGCAATAATGTCTTTTTTAATGGTGATATATAGTAAGGATATGGCAAAGATAATATATTGGACCATGGGAAGTTTGGCAGGAAAAGGATGGGGTCCTTTAAAGGGTATAACTATTCCTGTAGTCATATCAATGATAGGTATTAGCCTGTTCTCAAGGGACTTAAATATTATGCTGACAGGAGAAGAATCAGCCCAAAGCCTAGGAGTAGATGTAGAGAAGACAAAGATATATATATTAATATTAGGCAGTTTTATGGTTTCCATGGTAGTGTCCATATCTGGAATCATAGGATTTGTAGGACTGATTATACCTCATATAGTAAGGATAGTATTAGGACCGGACAATAGAATACTTCTACCTGCATCGGCTTTAGTAGGAGCTATATTTATGATTTTTGCAGATACAATGGCTCGTACAATAATTTCTCCAATAGAAATTCCAGTAGGAATAATAACTGCTTTATTTGGCGGACCATTTTTTCTATATTTACTAAGAAAGAGTAAAAAATAG
- a CDS encoding heme ABC transporter ATP-binding protein — MYALQVKDLRFSYGKKIILKDISLNIEKGKFVSIIGPNGSGKSTLLKNLNHIHKPKNGKVELEGLDIKKIKPRELAMKIALVPQNTIIDYEFTVEDIVLMGRHPYKGRFQKEDENDYMIVNQAMEMTNTLHLKDRIITEISGGERQRVIIAKALAQNPAIILLDEPTSHLDINHQIEILNLLRKLNQDKGTTIIVVIHDINLAARYSDEIVILNEGEIVDVGSPDDVITKKNIEAIYNIDVVIEKNKYSNSLYLTPIN, encoded by the coding sequence ATGTATGCTTTACAAGTTAAAGATTTAAGATTTAGTTATGGTAAAAAAATAATATTGAAGGATATATCTCTTAATATAGAAAAAGGAAAGTTTGTAAGTATAATAGGCCCTAACGGTTCTGGAAAATCAACTCTTTTAAAAAATCTTAACCATATACATAAACCTAAGAATGGAAAAGTGGAATTAGAAGGGCTAGATATAAAGAAGATAAAGCCTAGGGAATTGGCTATGAAAATAGCTCTAGTACCTCAAAATACTATTATTGATTATGAGTTTACAGTGGAAGATATAGTTCTTATGGGGAGGCACCCTTATAAGGGAAGGTTTCAAAAAGAAGATGAAAATGATTATATGATTGTGAATCAAGCAATGGAAATGACAAATACACTTCACTTAAAGGATAGGATTATTACAGAGATTTCAGGTGGTGAAAGACAAAGAGTCATAATAGCTAAGGCCTTAGCTCAGAATCCTGCTATAATTTTACTAGATGAGCCAACTTCTCATTTAGATATAAATCATCAAATAGAAATATTAAATCTTTTAAGAAAGCTGAATCAAGATAAAGGTACGACTATAATAGTGGTAATCCACGATATAAATTTAGCAGCTAGATATTCTGATGAGATTGTTATATTGAATGAAGGAGAAATAGTAGATGTAGGAAGTCCAGATGATGTTATTACAAAGAAAAATATCGAAGCTATATATAATATTGATGTTGTTATAGAAAAAAATAAATATTCCAATAGTCTTTATTTAACACCAATCAATTAA
- a CDS encoding Cof-type HAD-IIB family hydrolase, which yields MKYKLVAIDMDGTLLNSDNQISERTRVAIEKAKEKGAHIVISTGRVLKSALYYSETLKLRNPIIACNGAIIVDESANVIYKKPIEKSLIKTIIDIAKHKNIYYHFYDESRFYSHVRVEEILKFYNEGSEKSTIDMEVFEDIEEIIRNKDLNVYKFIFIDDNKDNLQSLRLELDKIDNIGTSSSWINNIEAMGYNVSKGEAVKELCTRINIKPEEVIAIGDSENDLSMIRFAGLGVAMGNGDEIIKKEADYITDTNDEDGVAKIIEKFILE from the coding sequence ATGAAATATAAATTAGTTGCTATAGATATGGATGGTACACTTTTAAATAGCGATAATCAAATTTCTGAAAGAACAAGAGTGGCAATAGAAAAAGCAAAAGAAAAGGGAGCACATATTGTAATATCCACAGGAAGAGTTTTAAAATCAGCATTATACTATTCAGAGACTTTAAAGTTGAGAAATCCAATAATTGCCTGTAATGGTGCAATTATTGTAGATGAATCAGCTAATGTTATCTATAAAAAACCTATAGAAAAAAGTTTAATAAAAACAATAATTGATATTGCAAAACACAAAAATATATATTATCATTTTTATGATGAATCTAGATTTTATTCTCATGTTAGAGTTGAGGAAATATTAAAATTCTATAATGAAGGCAGTGAGAAGAGTACTATAGATATGGAAGTATTTGAAGATATAGAAGAAATCATTAGAAACAAAGACTTAAATGTATATAAATTTATCTTTATTGATGATAATAAAGATAATCTACAAAGTTTAAGGCTAGAATTGGACAAGATAGATAATATAGGCACATCTAGTTCATGGATTAATAATATAGAAGCCATGGGATATAATGTATCAAAGGGCGAGGCAGTAAAAGAACTATGTACAAGGATTAATATTAAACCAGAGGAAGTTATAGCCATAGGCGATAGTGAAAATGATTTATCTATGATACGTTTTGCTGGTTTAGGAGTTGCCATGGGAAATGGAGATGAAATAATAAAAAAAGAGGCTGATTATATTACAGATACAAATGATGAAGATGGTGTAGCTAAAATAATAGAGAAATTTATATTAGAATAG